TGGAAAAGCTGTGTGGAAATCTCAAAACCATGTTTGGCCTCTATTTGTAGAGATTTCAAAATTGAAAGGATGGTCTCTTCGCTAAATGAATGAAGAGAAGAGGAAGAACGCTTTGCCTGTATCGCTTCGTTCACTCTAGTTTTCCTTTCGTCCGTAAAAGAGAGATCCTTGAAAACATTCTTCTTCATAGATTTTTTTAAATTTAGAAATGGATCGTTCATCCTTTATACCTCCTCTACCATGTATGCTTTTAAAATTTCCCTTGCACGTTTCAGTCTTGTTTTTAATGTATTGACATTTACTGAAGTAATAGCGCTTATTTCATTCAAATGGAGCTCCTCATAGTAATGAAGGATCACCACTTCACGGAATTGTATCGGTAATTCCATTACTGCATTGGTAAGGCTGGCTTCTTCACTTTTAGCTATTACCTCCACCTCGACATCTTTTGCTTTGGAAGGTATATAGTTCAATATTTTCTCATTGAGTAATAGCTTTCGATAATG
This window of the Sutcliffiella horikoshii genome carries:
- a CDS encoding PadR family transcriptional regulator, producing MNDPFLNLKKSMKKNVFKDLSFTDERKTRVNEAIQAKRSSSSLHSFSEETILSILKSLQIEAKHGFEISTQLFQKEEQSFLHNEGQLYTLLHFLENKEVLVSMWREDKKYYALTAKGRKYLAADTKKGYAKQPFLLKDLLEEASL
- a CDS encoding sigma-70 family RNA polymerase sigma factor, which encodes MNELEHVVVSKENVIDKEQLIQELMNENGDAVLHLVFTYVKNQTIAEDLTQEIFIKCYEKLEQFNHQSSIKTWLYRVASNHCKDYLKSWHYRKLLLNEKILNYIPSKAKDVEVEVIAKSEEASLTNAVMELPIQFREVVILHYYEELHLNEISAITSVNVNTLKTRLKRAREILKAYMVEEV